In Silene latifolia isolate original U9 population chromosome X, ASM4854445v1, whole genome shotgun sequence, the following proteins share a genomic window:
- the LOC141623585 gene encoding protein PECTIC ARABINOGALACTAN SYNTHESIS-RELATED-like, whose protein sequence is MSAELRELRHSSSIGSRPSSSPRKYPQQQQQQNDDVSPLISSDDGDDMSHVRYPRDNRPFYWHHLFYEDPRTSSTSPTKLSLVLIIALVVAAFVSVSSLISRLNAPYLCKKDGITLHCPRVKETPSLWENPHAAFTSWKPCAERPSNGMSDIPGENETNGYIFIHAEGGLNQQRIAICNAVAVAKILNVTLILPVLKQDQIWKDQTKFEDIFDVDHFIDYLKDDVPIVRDIPEWFSDKTELFSSIRRTVKNIPKYAPAQFYIDNVLPRIKEKKIMALKPFVDRLGYDNVPQEINRLRCRVNYHALKFLPEIDQMADLLASRMRNRTTTSNPYMALHLRFEKGMVGLSFCDFVGTRDEKVKMAEYRKKEWPRRYKNGSHLWQLALQKRKEGRCPLEPGEVAVILRAMGYPKETQIYVASGQVYGGQNRMAPLRNMFPNLVTKEELASKEELDGFRKHVTSLAALDFLVCLKSDVFVMTHGGNFAKLIIGYRRYMGHRQKSIKPDKGLMSKSFGDPYMGWATFVEDVVVTHQTRTGLPEETFPNYDLWENPLTPCMCRA, encoded by the exons ATGTCCGCCGAGCTGAGAGAGCTCCGCCACTCCTCCTCCATCGGCAGCCGCCCTTCCTCTTCCCCACGCAAATaccctcaacaacaacaacaacaaaacgacGACGTTTCCCCGCTCATCTCCTCCGACGATGGCGACGACATGTCTCACGTGCGATACCCACGTGATAACCGCCCATTCTATTGGCATCATTTATTCTACGAAGATCCTAGAACTTCATCTACTTCTCCTACTAAACTCTCCCTTGTCTTGATCATCGCCCTCGTCGTTGCTGCTTTTGTTTCTGTTTCTTCTCTTATTAGTCGTCTG AATGCACCTTACTTGTGCAAGAAGGACGGCATCACTCTACATTGTCCGCGG GTCAAAGAAACACCTTCGCTTTGGGAGAATCCGCATGCAGCCTTCACATCTTGGAAACCTTGTGCTGAGCGTCCTAGTAATGGCATGTCAG ATATTCCTGGTGAGAACGAAACAAATGGGTACATATTTATTCACGCTGAAGGTGGTCTAAATCAGCAAAGAATTGCC ATTTGCAATGCTGTTGCTGTGGCAAAAATTCTGAATGTGACACTTATATTGCCAGTGTTGAAGCAAGACCAAATCTGGAAAGATCAAAC GAAATTTGAAGATATATTTGATGTCGATCATTTCATTGACTACTTGAAGGATGATGTGCCGATTGTCCGTGATATTCCAGAATGGTTTTCAGATAAAACAGAATTGTTCTCAAGTATAAG GCGGACTGTGAAGAACATTCCAAAGTATGCTCCTGCCCAATTTTACATCGATAATGTTCTTCCTCGGATCAAGGAGAAGAAAATAATGGCCCTGAAACCTTTTGTGGATAGACTTGG GTATGATAATGTTCCTCAAGAAATCAATAGGCTAAGGTGTAGAGTGAATTATCATGCTCTAAAGTTCCTGCCTGAAATAGATCAGATGGCAGATTTGTTGGCATCAAGAATGAGAAACCGGACAACTACTTCAAATCCGTATAT GGCTCTTCATCTTCGTTTTGAGAAAGGAATGGTGGGCCTATCTTTCTGTGATTTTGTTGGTACCAGGGATGAGAAAGTTAAAATGGCAGAGTACAGAAAAAAGGAATGGCCAAGGCGTTATAAG aatggctCCCACTTATGGCAACTAGCTCTGCAGAAACGGAAAGAGGGCCGATGCCCTCTTGAACCAGGGGAAGTGGCTGTTATTCTGCGTGCTATGGGCTATCCAAAAGAAACCCAAATATATGTTGCCTCTGGTCAGGTGTATGGGGGCCAGAATCGGATGGCCCCGCTCAGGAACATGTTCCCTAATCTG GTAACGAAAGAGGAGTTAGCAAGTAAAGAGGAGCTTGATGGCTTCAGAAAACACGTTACAAGTCTAGCAGCTCTCGATTTCTTGGTTTGTTTGAAGTCTGATGTGTTTGTGATGACCCATGGAGGCAATTTTGCTAAGCTCATTATTGGCTACCGTAGATACATGGGTCACAGACAGAAATCCATAAAACCTGACAAAGGCCTAATGTCCAAGTCTTTTGGGGACCCCTACATGGGTTGGGCCACCTTTGTTGAGGATGTTGTGGTAACCCACCAAACAAGAACCGGTTTGCCGGAGGAGACTTTCCCTAACTATGATCTGTGGGAAAACCCTTTAACCCCTTGCATGTGCAGAGCCTAa